TCGTTGATACGGTATTCGTTAAGGAAGGTCAGCAGGTTAAGGCTGGCGAGATGATTGCAGTACTCAAATAACTAACAAAAAGCGGGGCGTGTATTGCATGCCCTGCTTATTTTTAAGGAGAAGGCAGTGGACAAAAAACAAAGTGTACTAAAAAACTTTTTAACATACATCAAAATAGATACGCAGTCTGACGACACTAGCGAGACTGTTCCTAGTACAGCAAAGCAGCTGAATCTAGCCAAGGTTTTGATAGAAGAAATCAAGGCTCTTGGAATCACAGAGGTAGAGCTAGATGACAAGGGCTATATCTACGGAAAGCTCAGAGGAAATATCGATGCAAAGGTTCCTACAATAGGCTTCATAGCTCATATGGATACGGCACTAGAATTCCCATATCCAGGAGATGAGGCTAGGGTTATAGATAACTACGATGGAGAGCCAGTAACTCTCTGTGAAGGTGTGGTTTTAGATCCAGCATGTAATGAAGCTTTGATGAATGCAAAGGGAAAAACCATCGTAGTTACAAATGGAAAAACTCTTCTAGGAGGAGATGATAAGGCTGGCGTTGCAGAAATAATGACAGCGCTTGAATACATGGTTAAGACTCCTGAGTTTAAGCATGGAGATATCGCATTTTCATTTACTCCAGATGAGGAGATTGGAACTAGCGTTGACCACTTTGATGTCAAGAAGCTTGCGGCAGATAGAGCCTATACACTAGACGGCGCAGCACCAGATGAAATCTCATATGAGAACTTCAATGCGGCTTCTGCTAGCATAAAGATTCATGGCATAGTGACACATCCTGGTGAAGCAAAGAACAAGATGAAAAATGCTCTTCACGTGGCGTGCGAGTTTGCAGAGGCGCTCCCGGCTAGCGAAAGACCTGAGCACACCGAGGGCTACGAGGGTTTCTACCATTTGATGGAGATGAACGGAAACTGTGAAGAGGCTATCTTAGAGTACATAATTAGAGACCACGACATTGATAAGCTTGAACAGAGGAAGGCTTTGATGTCAAAATGTGCAGAGTTCCTAAACGAAAAGTACGGTGCTGATACTGTCGAAATTTCCTTTAAGGATTCATATAGAAACATGGCTGAATGCATGAAGGGTCACGAGGAGCATATAGAATATGCAATGGAAGCCATAAGAGAGCAGGGGCTTGATGCAAGGCCAGCTCCAATGAGAGGTGGCACAGATGGTGCCGGAATTTCACGCATGGGAGTTCCTTGTCCTAACCTTGGAACGGGTTCCTATAACCATCACGGTAATAGAGAATACGCCGTTGTCGAGGAGATGGTAATGCTCGTTGATATCATGCTAAGCGTTATATCAAAATACGCAAAAGAGGTGAGATAGTGAACAAAGAGAGAAAGATGGCGCTGCTGATAGATGCAGAAAATATTTCAGCACAGTATGCTGACTATATTATAGATGAAATAACAAACTACGGTGAGTGCTCATACAAGAGAATTTACGGAAGCTGGGACAAGATTGTCCAAACAAAATGGGAGGGTCAGATAAACAAAAACTCCCTAAAGCCTATGATGCAGTTTAACAACACGAGGGGAAAGAATGCCTCGGATTCTGCATTGATAATCGATGCGATGGATATTCTCTATCGTGGAAATGTCGACGGATTTTGCATAGTTTCCTCGGACAGTGACTTTACTTCACTAGCTAGAAGGCTTGCAGAATCCGGACTTCTCGTAATCGGCATGGGTGAGTCCGACAAGGCAACTGAGGCTCTAGAAAATGCCTTTGATAAGTTTGTCTACATAGATGTTCTAGCAAAGGAAGCCGAGGCCGAAAAGAAGAAGGAGGCTGACGCTGAGGCTGCAGCTGGCATAAAGCCAAGACAGGAAAGAAAGTCTGACCAAACAGGAAACATTCCAAGCAAGAAGCTAATAAGCAGCAAGATTAAGCAGATTATCATGGCAAATGAGGATCTAGGAAAGCCAACAGACCTTGGGCAGATTGGAAATGAGCTGAGCAGACTTTACAGAAACTTTGACGTAAGATACTACGACAAAAAAGGTGGCGGAAAGTACAAATTCCTTAGAGAGTTCGTTGCAGACCTTCGCGG
The nucleotide sequence above comes from Eubacterium sulci ATCC 35585. Encoded proteins:
- a CDS encoding peptidase T (catalyzes the release of the N-terminal amino acid from a tripeptide) is translated as MDKKQSVLKNFLTYIKIDTQSDDTSETVPSTAKQLNLAKVLIEEIKALGITEVELDDKGYIYGKLRGNIDAKVPTIGFIAHMDTALEFPYPGDEARVIDNYDGEPVTLCEGVVLDPACNEALMNAKGKTIVVTNGKTLLGGDDKAGVAEIMTALEYMVKTPEFKHGDIAFSFTPDEEIGTSVDHFDVKKLAADRAYTLDGAAPDEISYENFNAASASIKIHGIVTHPGEAKNKMKNALHVACEFAEALPASERPEHTEGYEGFYHLMEMNGNCEEAILEYIIRDHDIDKLEQRKALMSKCAEFLNEKYGADTVEISFKDSYRNMAECMKGHEEHIEYAMEAIREQGLDARPAPMRGGTDGAGISRMGVPCPNLGTGSYNHHGNREYAVVEEMVMLVDIMLSVISKYAKEVR
- a CDS encoding nuclease yields the protein MALLIDAENISAQYADYIIDEITNYGECSYKRIYGSWDKIVQTKWEGQINKNSLKPMMQFNNTRGKNASDSALIIDAMDILYRGNVDGFCIVSSDSDFTSLARRLAESGLLVIGMGESDKATEALENAFDKFVYIDVLAKEAEAEKKKEADAEAAAGIKPRQERKSDQTGNIPSKKLISSKIKQIIMANEDLGKPTDLGQIGNELSRLYRNFDVRYYDKKGGGKYKFLREFVADLRGLEIERIDKRVFVSIKK